One genomic window of Dendrosporobacter quercicolus includes the following:
- a CDS encoding phosphatase: MKFVADLHVHTISSGHAYSTILEIVAAAAAKGLEMVAITDHGPAMPGAPCAYHFSNLAAVPPELSGVRLLKGIEANVIDRNGTLDLDNERLAKLDIVLAGLHTKCAPYGSVTENTAMMINTMKNPWVDVIVHPGNPEYPIDAEAVVQAAVEFDVALEVNNSSLTISRRGSKPRCEHIIRLAKQYGAKLIAGTDSHFALAVGELQQATELLEANGIGPEAVINTSLERIEKHLARRSNRRN; the protein is encoded by the coding sequence GTGAAATTTGTTGCCGATTTGCATGTTCATACCATTTCCAGCGGCCATGCTTACAGTACGATACTGGAAATTGTCGCCGCCGCTGCCGCCAAAGGGCTGGAGATGGTTGCGATCACCGATCATGGTCCGGCTATGCCTGGCGCCCCGTGCGCTTACCATTTCAGCAATTTGGCGGCCGTGCCGCCTGAGCTTTCCGGTGTGCGTCTTTTAAAAGGAATAGAAGCCAACGTAATTGACCGTAACGGGACGTTGGATTTGGATAATGAGCGACTGGCTAAGCTGGATATTGTATTGGCCGGTTTGCATACCAAGTGTGCACCGTACGGCTCTGTAACGGAAAACACCGCCATGATGATCAATACGATGAAAAATCCCTGGGTTGACGTTATCGTTCATCCGGGAAATCCGGAATACCCCATTGATGCTGAAGCTGTGGTACAGGCGGCGGTGGAGTTTGATGTAGCCCTGGAGGTTAATAACAGTTCACTGACTATTTCCCGGCGGGGCAGCAAGCCCCGGTGCGAACATATTATCCGTTTGGCTAAACAATATGGCGCTAAACTTATTGCCGGCACTGACAGCCATTTTGCCTTAGCGGTGGGGGAACTGCAGCAGGCGACTGAATTGCTTGAAGCTAATGGTATTGGTCCGGAAGCGGTAATCAATACTTCACTGGAGAGAATCGAGAAGCATTTGGCGCGGCGTTCCAACCGCCGTAATTAA
- a CDS encoding glycerate kinase, protein MKIVVAPDSFKGSVSALGVAEAIERGIRNVFAEAEVQLLPIADGGEGTIEALVTATGGQVLYEEVVGPLGTTLEAQWGILGDAETAIIEMAAASGLPLVPADKRDPRITTTFGTGQLIKAVLDKGLRKIIIGIGGSATNDGGVGMAEALGARFLDSDGKTLPPGGKALADLAVIDLTGLDERLQETTIMVACDVDNPLCGERGASAVYGPQKGATPAMVAELDAALNNYARIAEQATGKAMASCSGAGAAGGLGAGLLFFTNAQLRPGVEIVLEAAGFASMVQDADLVITGEGRTDFQTAYGKAPVGVAKVAKQFDVPVVCVSGGLGQGAEDVLKQGIDGLTSVTPGPMTLEQCMENGAQLIEAATVRLCRLLNVGKSMNVK, encoded by the coding sequence ATGAAAATTGTAGTGGCTCCCGATTCCTTCAAAGGCAGTGTATCGGCATTAGGCGTGGCGGAGGCAATTGAACGGGGCATTCGAAATGTATTTGCCGAAGCGGAGGTTCAACTGCTGCCGATTGCCGACGGCGGAGAAGGCACCATTGAGGCGCTGGTTACCGCTACCGGCGGCCAAGTGCTGTATGAGGAGGTTGTCGGGCCGTTAGGAACGACCCTTGAAGCTCAGTGGGGAATACTGGGCGACGCCGAAACAGCCATTATTGAAATGGCCGCAGCCTCGGGATTGCCGCTTGTGCCCGCTGATAAACGCGATCCGCGCATTACGACTACCTTTGGGACGGGCCAGCTGATTAAAGCTGTTTTAGATAAAGGCCTGCGGAAAATCATTATTGGCATCGGCGGCAGTGCGACCAATGACGGCGGCGTTGGCATGGCCGAGGCCTTAGGGGCCAGATTCCTGGACAGTGACGGCAAGACCCTGCCGCCCGGCGGCAAGGCCTTGGCCGATTTGGCCGTCATTGATCTTACCGGTTTGGATGAGCGGCTGCAGGAAACGACAATCATGGTGGCCTGTGACGTTGACAATCCCTTGTGCGGAGAGCGGGGGGCATCGGCTGTTTATGGACCGCAAAAAGGGGCGACTCCGGCCATGGTGGCCGAGCTTGATGCCGCCCTGAACAATTACGCCCGTATTGCCGAACAAGCAACAGGCAAAGCCATGGCCAGTTGTTCCGGCGCCGGGGCTGCCGGCGGACTGGGTGCAGGCTTGCTGTTTTTCACCAATGCCCAGCTTCGGCCCGGGGTGGAAATTGTCCTGGAGGCAGCGGGTTTTGCTTCGATGGTGCAGGACGCCGATCTAGTCATTACCGGTGAAGGCCGGACTGATTTTCAAACAGCTTACGGCAAAGCGCCGGTTGGGGTGGCTAAAGTAGCCAAGCAATTTGATGTTCCGGTTGTCTGTGTGTCCGGTGGTTTAGGCCAGGGGGCCGAGGATGTGCTTAAGCAGGGAATTGACGGTCTGACGAGTGTGACGCCGGGACCGATGACGCTTGAGCAGTGCATGGAAAACGGAGCGCAGCTGATCGAAGCGGCAACTGTCCGGCTGTGCCGCCTGCTTAATGTCGGCAAGTCTATGAATGTCAAATAA